Proteins encoded together in one Streptomyces sp. TLI_171 window:
- a CDS encoding hemerythrin domain-containing protein codes for MDAIVLLKEDHTKVEKLFKEFEQAGDRAFATKRRIVDRVIEELTVHTVIEEEVFYPAAREAAPDTSDHVLESVEEHHVVVWMLAELTDLDPEDERFDAKMTVLMENVRHHVEEEEKEWFPEVRRAMGRNRLLELGERLQEARKTATHDPLKVPSAAE; via the coding sequence ATGGACGCGATCGTGCTGCTGAAGGAAGACCACACGAAGGTCGAGAAGCTGTTCAAGGAGTTCGAGCAGGCCGGCGACCGGGCCTTCGCGACCAAGCGCCGGATCGTCGACCGGGTGATCGAGGAACTCACCGTCCACACCGTCATCGAGGAGGAGGTGTTCTACCCGGCGGCGCGCGAGGCCGCCCCCGACACCTCCGACCACGTGCTGGAGAGCGTCGAGGAACACCACGTGGTGGTGTGGATGCTCGCCGAGCTGACCGACCTCGACCCCGAGGACGAGCGGTTCGACGCCAAGATGACGGTGCTGATGGAGAACGTCCGCCACCACGTCGAGGAGGAGGAGAAGGAGTGGTTCCCCGAGGTCCGCAGGGCCATGGGCCGCAACCGCCTGCTCGAACTCGGCGAGCGACTGCAAGAGGCCAGGAAGACCGCCACCCACGACCCGCTCAAGGTGCCCAGCGCCGCCGAGTGA
- a CDS encoding WhiB family transcriptional regulator: protein MLSRLPGAQTHHWEWQLEGSCRTVGSAVFFRPAHEGRAEARQREEAAKRVCAGCPVRLECRRHALATQEPYGIWGGLTEDDRRALLVRRDPPAAPAVAA from the coding sequence ATGCTCTCCCGGCTCCCCGGCGCACAGACCCACCACTGGGAATGGCAGTTGGAAGGCTCCTGCCGCACCGTCGGCAGCGCCGTCTTCTTCCGCCCGGCGCACGAGGGCCGGGCCGAGGCACGGCAACGCGAGGAAGCCGCGAAGCGGGTGTGCGCCGGCTGCCCGGTCCGCCTGGAGTGCCGGCGGCACGCCCTCGCCACCCAGGAGCCCTACGGGATCTGGGGCGGCCTCACCGAGGACGACCGGCGCGCCCTGCTGGTGCGCCGGGACCCGCCGGCCGCCCCCGCCGTGGCCGCCTGA
- a CDS encoding TIGR03557 family F420-dependent LLM class oxidoreductase, with amino-acid sequence MTEYGYFLSCEEFTPQELIDQAVRAEAAGFTRLAISDHFHPWNEAQGNSAFVWSMIGALSQAVDLPVTTLVTCPTVRLHPAVTAQAAATSSVLLGGRFALGVGTGEALNEHVLGDRWPSFEERAEMLEEAVAVMRELFTGRQVSHRGRHYTVDTARLYTAPEGPLPVLVSGFGPKAAELAGRIGDGFVTMTPDADLVAAFRAGGGAGKPVVGGLKVCWSADREKAVDVVHRRWPTELLPGELAQLLPTPAHFEQASELVTREAVAEAVPCGDDVDQHAAAIGAYRQAGFDEVYVGQIGPDQDAFFDAYRELVLPALRGTGSAPAHPPVETPEARMTGEGAPAPDERAKGPADGPEFAPTEPGR; translated from the coding sequence ATGACCGAGTACGGGTACTTCCTGTCCTGCGAGGAGTTCACCCCGCAGGAGCTGATCGACCAGGCCGTGCGGGCCGAGGCCGCCGGGTTCACCCGGCTGGCGATCTCGGACCACTTCCACCCGTGGAACGAGGCGCAGGGAAACAGCGCGTTCGTCTGGTCGATGATCGGCGCGCTCTCGCAGGCCGTGGACCTGCCCGTCACCACGCTGGTGACCTGCCCCACCGTGCGCCTGCACCCGGCGGTCACCGCCCAGGCCGCGGCGACCTCCAGCGTGCTGCTCGGCGGCCGGTTCGCGCTGGGCGTCGGCACCGGCGAGGCGCTCAACGAGCACGTGCTGGGCGACCGCTGGCCGTCGTTCGAGGAGCGTGCCGAGATGCTGGAGGAAGCGGTCGCGGTGATGCGCGAGCTGTTCACCGGCCGCCAGGTCAGCCACCGCGGCCGGCACTACACCGTGGACACCGCCCGGCTGTACACCGCGCCGGAGGGCCCGCTGCCGGTGTTGGTCTCCGGGTTCGGCCCGAAGGCGGCCGAGCTGGCGGGCCGGATCGGCGACGGGTTCGTCACCATGACGCCGGACGCCGACCTGGTGGCCGCGTTCCGTGCCGGCGGCGGTGCGGGCAAGCCCGTGGTCGGCGGCCTCAAGGTGTGCTGGAGCGCCGACCGGGAGAAGGCCGTCGACGTGGTGCACCGGCGCTGGCCGACCGAACTCCTCCCGGGCGAGCTTGCCCAACTGCTGCCCACCCCCGCGCACTTCGAGCAGGCCAGCGAACTCGTCACCCGTGAGGCGGTGGCCGAAGCCGTGCCCTGCGGGGACGACGTCGATCAGCACGCGGCAGCGATCGGCGCGTACCGGCAGGCCGGCTTCGACGAGGTGTACGTCGGACAGATCGGCCCCGACCAGGACGCGTTCTTCGACGCCTACCGGGAGCTGGTCCTGCCCGCGCTCCGCGGCACCGGCAGCGCCCCGGCCCACCCGCCGGTGGAGACCCCCGAGGCCCGGATGACCGGCGAGGGCGCCCCCGCGCCGGACGAGCGCGCCAAGGGCCCCGCCGACGGACCGGAGTTCGCCCCCACCGAGCCCGGCCGCTGA
- a CDS encoding CsbD family protein — MSTGDKASNAAQQAKGKVEEAAGRAVGNERLEAEGRKDQAAGDLKQAGEKVKDAFRRP; from the coding sequence ATGAGCACCGGGGACAAGGCTTCGAACGCCGCCCAGCAGGCCAAGGGCAAGGTCGAGGAGGCCGCGGGCCGGGCCGTCGGCAACGAGCGGCTGGAGGCGGAGGGCCGCAAGGACCAGGCGGCCGGCGACCTCAAGCAGGCCGGCGAGAAGGTCAAGGACGCCTTCCGGCGCCCTTGA
- a CDS encoding PRC-barrel domain-containing protein produces the protein MTEGMWDYESADGYAAGTDLTGYRVEATDGHIGKVDKHTEEVDASYLVVDTGPWIFGREVLLPAGTVQRVDTAEQTVWVNRTKDEVKNSPEFDRDRHTGDPEYRREIGGYYGGIV, from the coding sequence GTGACCGAAGGAATGTGGGACTACGAGAGCGCCGACGGCTACGCGGCGGGCACCGACCTGACGGGGTACCGGGTGGAGGCCACCGACGGGCACATCGGCAAGGTGGACAAGCACACCGAGGAGGTAGACGCCTCCTACCTGGTGGTCGACACCGGCCCGTGGATCTTCGGCCGGGAGGTGCTGCTCCCCGCCGGCACGGTCCAGCGGGTCGACACCGCCGAGCAGACCGTCTGGGTGAACCGGACCAAGGACGAGGTGAAGAACTCGCCGGAGTTCGACCGGGACCGCCACACCGGTGACCCCGAGTACCGCCGCGAGATCGGCGGCTACTACGGCGGCATCGTCTGA
- a CDS encoding SsgA family sporulation/cell division regulator encodes MPVRTFHATVVTLPEAPYPHRRLPARLCFDAAHPYAVQLSFPPDGAGWSFERDLLERGRHEPVGAGDVVIEPAPGRQVLIRLRTPGDQLVLAVPADTVAAFLCDAYTLVPPGTESDHLDLDAALARLLD; translated from the coding sequence ATGCCCGTCCGCACCTTCCACGCCACCGTCGTCACCCTCCCCGAGGCTCCGTACCCGCATCGGCGGCTGCCGGCCCGGCTGTGCTTCGACGCCGCCCACCCCTACGCGGTGCAGTTGTCCTTCCCGCCGGACGGTGCGGGGTGGAGCTTCGAGCGCGACCTGCTGGAGCGCGGGCGCCACGAGCCCGTCGGGGCGGGCGACGTGGTGATCGAGCCCGCCCCGGGCCGGCAGGTGCTGATCAGGCTGCGCACCCCGGGCGATCAGCTGGTGCTCGCGGTGCCGGCCGACACGGTGGCCGCGTTCCTCTGCGACGCCTACACCCTCGTCCCGCCGGGCACCGAGTCCGACCACCTCGACCTGGACGCGGCGCTCGCCCGGCTGCTCGACTGA
- a CDS encoding NAD(P)/FAD-dependent oxidoreductase, whose amino-acid sequence MADAIVIGSGPNGLVAANVLADAGWRVLVLEAQPSPGGAVRSDRGVDPRYVSDLFSSFHPLAVASPAIGALGLEQYGLSWGHAPVVLAHPTPDGRCATLHRDGGADGAEGLERAFGAHDAAAWQRLADRWDELEPHLVDALLAPFPPVRAGAAIAARLRAAGLLELARFLALPLRRLAEEEFDGEGPGLLLAGCALHADLLPEAAGSGAFGWLMAMLGRRFGWPVPVGGASALTAALVRRLEARGGEVRCGRRVREVVVRQGTALGVRTADGDSHRARRAVLADTSATALYGGLVPWDRLPTRLRRDLRRFQWDLATVKVDWALSGRIPWAAPAAGRAGTVHLGADLDELGDWAHQVLTGRLPARPFALLGQMSVADPTRSPPGTESAWAYTHVPQRVAADLGPDGITGRWDAREAEAMADRVEQQVERFAPGFRTLVTARRILTPPALQALDENLVGGAINGGTAAPHQQLLLRPTPGTVGPHTPVARLYLASASAHPGGGVHGACGANAARAALNAYRRSPARFLPDGHRPA is encoded by the coding sequence ATGGCCGACGCGATCGTGATCGGCTCCGGACCGAACGGCCTGGTGGCGGCGAACGTGCTCGCCGACGCGGGGTGGCGGGTGCTGGTGCTGGAGGCGCAGCCCTCCCCCGGCGGCGCGGTGCGCAGCGACCGCGGCGTGGACCCGCGGTACGTCTCCGACCTGTTCAGTTCCTTCCACCCGCTGGCCGTCGCCTCCCCGGCGATCGGCGCGCTCGGCCTGGAGCAGTACGGCCTGAGCTGGGGCCACGCCCCGGTGGTGCTGGCCCACCCGACGCCGGACGGCCGCTGCGCGACCCTGCACCGCGACGGCGGAGCGGACGGCGCGGAGGGCCTGGAGCGCGCGTTCGGTGCGCACGACGCCGCGGCCTGGCAGCGCCTGGCGGACCGCTGGGACGAGCTGGAACCGCACCTGGTGGACGCCCTGCTGGCGCCCTTTCCGCCGGTGCGGGCGGGCGCGGCGATCGCGGCCCGGCTGCGCGCCGCCGGGCTGCTGGAGCTGGCACGGTTCCTCGCGCTGCCGCTGCGCCGGCTGGCCGAGGAGGAGTTCGACGGCGAAGGCCCGGGCCTGCTGCTGGCGGGCTGCGCCCTGCACGCGGACCTGCTGCCGGAGGCGGCGGGCAGCGGGGCGTTCGGCTGGCTGATGGCGATGCTCGGGCGGCGGTTCGGCTGGCCGGTGCCGGTGGGCGGGGCGTCCGCGCTGACGGCTGCGCTGGTGCGCCGGCTGGAGGCCCGCGGCGGGGAGGTGCGGTGCGGCCGGCGGGTGCGGGAGGTGGTGGTCCGGCAGGGGACGGCGCTCGGGGTGCGCACCGCCGACGGCGACAGCCACCGGGCCCGCCGCGCGGTGCTCGCGGACACCTCCGCGACCGCCCTGTACGGCGGCCTGGTGCCCTGGGACCGGTTGCCGACGCGGCTGCGCCGGGACCTGCGCCGCTTCCAGTGGGACCTGGCCACCGTCAAGGTCGACTGGGCGCTGTCCGGGCGGATCCCGTGGGCCGCGCCCGCGGCCGGGCGGGCCGGCACCGTCCACCTGGGGGCGGACCTGGACGAGCTCGGCGACTGGGCGCACCAGGTGCTCACCGGGCGCCTGCCGGCCCGGCCGTTCGCGCTGCTCGGGCAGATGAGCGTGGCCGACCCGACCCGCTCCCCGCCGGGCACCGAATCCGCCTGGGCGTACACCCACGTCCCGCAGCGGGTAGCCGCCGACCTCGGCCCGGACGGCATCACCGGCCGGTGGGACGCCCGGGAGGCCGAGGCGATGGCGGACCGCGTCGAGCAGCAGGTGGAGCGGTTCGCCCCGGGCTTCCGCACCCTCGTGACCGCGCGCCGGATCCTCACCCCGCCGGCGCTGCAGGCGCTGGACGAGAACCTGGTCGGCGGCGCGATCAACGGCGGCACCGCCGCCCCGCACCAGCAGCTGCTGCTGCGGCCCACCCCCGGCACCGTGGGCCCGCACACCCCGGTCGCCCGCCTCTACCTGGCGTCCGCCTCCGCCCACCCCGGCGGCGGGGTGCACGGGGCGTGCGGCGCCAACGCGGCCCGGGCCGCCCTGAACGCCTACCGGCGCTCGCCCGCCCGCTTCCTGCCGGACGGTCACCGCCCGGCCTGA
- a CDS encoding SRPBCC family protein has product MAQRQRLIEAAPEQVWDVLANARSYAQWVVGTQDVLDSDDDWPAVGARLGFRVGVGPATFEDTCVVRICEPLHRLELEAAAKPLGTARIAFGLIPWAEHTLVLLDEHPLRGLGARLENPLTELALHLRNRQLLGNLARAVRPAAGKVGR; this is encoded by the coding sequence ATGGCACAGCGTCAGCGCCTGATCGAAGCCGCACCCGAGCAGGTCTGGGACGTCCTCGCGAACGCCCGCAGCTACGCGCAGTGGGTGGTCGGCACCCAGGACGTCCTGGACTCCGACGACGACTGGCCCGCGGTCGGGGCCAGGCTGGGCTTCCGGGTCGGGGTCGGCCCGGCGACCTTCGAGGACACCTGCGTGGTGCGGATCTGCGAGCCGCTGCACCGCCTCGAACTGGAGGCCGCCGCCAAGCCGTTGGGCACCGCCCGGATCGCCTTCGGGCTGATCCCCTGGGCCGAGCACACCCTGGTGCTGCTGGACGAGCACCCGCTGCGCGGCCTCGGCGCCCGGCTGGAAAACCCGCTCACCGAACTGGCCCTGCACCTGCGGAACCGGCAGCTGCTGGGCAACCTGGCCAGGGCCGTCCGGCCGGCGGCCGGGAAGGTCGGCCGGTGA
- a CDS encoding VOC family protein, translated as MGIRRMDNVLIVVEDLDAVIAFLVELGMELEGRGPLDWPGAERVIGLQDVRQDVAMLRIPGQPGRVELARFHRPKALVPEPKDAPANTLGLRRIMFAVDDLDDTVARLRTHGAEPVGEIVRFEDVYRLCYVRGPEGLVVGLAEELGPDGGSGA; from the coding sequence ATGGGGATCCGGCGGATGGACAACGTGCTGATCGTGGTCGAGGACCTCGACGCCGTCATCGCGTTCCTGGTCGAGCTCGGCATGGAACTCGAGGGCAGGGGCCCGCTGGACTGGCCGGGGGCGGAGCGCGTCATCGGGCTGCAGGACGTCCGGCAGGACGTCGCCATGCTGCGGATCCCGGGTCAGCCGGGGCGAGTGGAGCTGGCCCGGTTCCACCGGCCGAAGGCGCTCGTCCCCGAGCCGAAGGACGCGCCCGCGAACACCCTCGGCCTGCGGCGGATCATGTTCGCCGTCGACGACCTCGACGACACGGTGGCCCGGCTGCGGACGCACGGGGCCGAACCGGTCGGCGAGATCGTCCGGTTCGAGGACGTCTACCGGCTCTGCTACGTCCGCGGGCCCGAGGGCCTCGTGGTCGGACTCGCCGAGGAACTCGGTCCGGACGGCGGTAGCGGGGCGTGA
- a CDS encoding oxygenase MpaB family protein, producing MDGVEVERDRKTGGLREQLGAALFARVAGPDGPAVRQRVHGTPGPRWFAPDRAIRLVHGDASMFVGGLAALLVQSLHPSAMAAVAAHSGYRSDPWGRLQRTSTFLAFTTFGTAEDARAAVARVRAVHARIRGTTAAGRPYRADDPHLLAWVHAVETDSFLRAHQAYGAARLDPAGCDAYVADMAEVAAALGVEGPPRSRAELAAVLRSYRPELAMTAEARDAARFLLLRPPVPWAVRPAYGALAAAAVGLPAPEHRALLGLPVTPFAAAAVRPLGLAVVGAIRWAMPAAPVERR from the coding sequence GTGGACGGTGTGGAAGTGGAGCGGGACCGGAAGACCGGCGGGCTGCGCGAGCAGCTCGGGGCCGCGCTGTTCGCCCGGGTGGCCGGTCCGGACGGGCCTGCGGTGCGGCAGCGGGTGCACGGCACGCCCGGGCCGCGCTGGTTCGCCCCGGACCGGGCGATCCGGCTGGTGCACGGCGACGCCTCGATGTTCGTCGGCGGGCTCGCGGCGCTGCTGGTCCAGTCGCTGCACCCGTCCGCGATGGCGGCGGTGGCCGCCCACTCGGGGTACCGCAGCGACCCGTGGGGCAGACTGCAGCGCACCAGCACCTTCCTCGCCTTCACCACCTTCGGCACCGCCGAGGACGCCAGGGCCGCGGTGGCCCGGGTCCGCGCGGTGCACGCCCGGATCCGCGGCACCACGGCGGCCGGCCGCCCGTACCGCGCCGACGACCCGCACCTGCTGGCCTGGGTGCACGCCGTGGAGACCGACAGCTTCCTGCGCGCCCACCAGGCGTACGGGGCCGCCCGGTTGGACCCCGCCGGGTGCGACGCCTACGTGGCGGACATGGCGGAGGTCGCCGCGGCGCTCGGCGTCGAGGGGCCGCCCCGGAGCCGCGCGGAGCTCGCTGCCGTGCTGCGCTCCTACCGGCCCGAGCTGGCGATGACCGCCGAGGCCCGGGACGCGGCCCGCTTCCTGCTGCTCCGCCCGCCCGTCCCGTGGGCGGTCCGTCCGGCGTACGGGGCGCTGGCCGCCGCGGCGGTCGGCCTGCCCGCGCCGGAGCACCGGGCGCTGCTGGGACTGCCGGTCACGCCGTTCGCCGCCGCCGCGGTGCGGCCGCTCGGCCTGGCCGTGGTCGGGGCGATCCGGTGGGCGATGCCCGCCGCCCCCGTCGAGCGCCGCTGA
- a CDS encoding ATP-binding protein has protein sequence MPHDEARPPSPEVRLPAGPAPRATATVRTAGQARAVVARLLADAGHPGGRVLAEAQLAVTELVANALRHGGGGLTWFDARLDLAGTRLVVDVEDADDRHPVVQPLQGRDPAAPGGRGWAIVRALAVSCQVEQLPVGGKRIRAVFAL, from the coding sequence ATGCCCCACGACGAGGCCCGGCCGCCGTCCCCGGAGGTCCGCCTCCCGGCCGGGCCGGCACCCCGGGCGACGGCCACCGTGCGGACCGCCGGCCAGGCCAGGGCGGTGGTCGCGCGGCTGCTCGCCGACGCCGGGCACCCGGGCGGCCGGGTACTGGCCGAGGCACAGCTCGCGGTGACCGAGCTGGTCGCCAACGCCCTGCGCCACGGCGGCGGCGGTCTGACCTGGTTCGACGCCCGCCTCGACCTCGCCGGCACCCGGCTGGTGGTCGACGTGGAGGACGCCGACGACCGCCACCCCGTCGTGCAGCCGCTCCAGGGCCGCGACCCGGCCGCCCCCGGCGGCCGCGGCTGGGCCATCGTCCGGGCCCTCGCCGTGAGCTGTCAGGTGGAGCAACTGCCGGTCGGCGGCAAACGCATCCGGGCGGTCTTCGCCCTGTAG
- a CDS encoding STAS domain-containing protein, producing MTDHTSGPLGGPPGATVLRLRGELDLDTGRELAEAVDAAVALGSDVLVLDVSGVTFADSSTLRALVLAQQRMEEAAGVLLLAGPLTPAVRRLLEITATDEYFTVADSLRHARTLAAELLRRLPGGAGDR from the coding sequence ATGACGGACCACACCTCAGGGCCCCTGGGCGGACCGCCGGGGGCGACCGTGCTCCGCCTGCGGGGAGAGCTGGACCTCGACACCGGGCGCGAACTCGCCGAAGCGGTGGACGCCGCCGTCGCCCTCGGCTCCGACGTTCTCGTCCTCGACGTCTCGGGGGTCACCTTCGCCGACTCGTCCACCCTGCGAGCCCTGGTCCTCGCCCAGCAGCGGATGGAGGAGGCCGCGGGCGTCCTGCTGCTCGCCGGCCCGCTCACGCCCGCCGTCCGGCGGCTGCTGGAGATCACCGCCACCGACGAGTACTTCACCGTCGCCGACAGCCTGCGCCACGCCCGCACGCTGGCCGCCGAGTTGCTGCGCCGGCTCCCTGGCGGCGCCGGCGACCGGTGA